One genomic region from Reichenbachiella ulvae encodes:
- a CDS encoding bactofilin family protein, which produces MFSNKQEMKDEQELSNSSNIIGKGTVLTGDIETYGNIRVEGKIIGNIKTKSKAACGHSSHIEGNILAQNAEIAGNVSGKVEVSELLILKPSAVISGDIITNKLIVESGATFNGGCKMGVTIKEIRIGDKAAEGKSPIRKAE; this is translated from the coding sequence ATGTTTTCAAACAAGCAAGAAATGAAAGACGAACAAGAATTGAGTAATTCCAGTAATATTATCGGCAAAGGGACAGTGCTAACAGGGGACATCGAGACCTATGGCAATATTCGTGTAGAAGGTAAGATCATCGGAAACATCAAGACTAAGTCTAAAGCGGCATGTGGCCATTCTTCTCATATCGAAGGAAATATCCTGGCTCAAAATGCCGAGATAGCCGGCAATGTGTCAGGTAAGGTAGAGGTATCTGAACTTTTAATTTTAAAGCCATCTGCAGTGATAAGTGGTGACATTATCACCAACAAACTGATCGTCGAGTCAGGAGCTACCTTCAATGGAGGATGTAAAATGGGCGTTACGATCAAAGAAATCAGAATTGGTGACAAAGCAGCAGAAGGGAAATCTCCCATCAGAAAAGCCGAATAA
- the atpB gene encoding F0F1 ATP synthase subunit A — protein sequence MKNIIAVSKLLKVKVLALLLLLVTSTGVFAAEGGEGEAFDPGAMITHHIVDDYIWHFFDGHYGTLYLPVILYTDNGLEIFSSSNFYDEEHNLVEYNGYKLEHGHIAALDGSHPLDFSITKNVASLFLSAFLLLAVFFTVAKGYKNPKRAPKGIQSFFEPIIIFIRDEIAIPNIGEKQHRRFLPFLLTLFFFIWFNNLLGLMPGGANLTGNISVTFVLAFIVLLITLFSTKKYYWKHIFATPGVPWPVLIILIPIELVGILTKPFSLMVRLFANITAGHIIILSLFSLIFIFESMAVAPVSVAFAIFMNFLELFVALLQAYVFTLLSAMYFGAAVEEAHH from the coding sequence ATGAAGAATATAATAGCTGTTTCTAAGCTACTAAAAGTCAAAGTATTAGCTTTATTATTACTGTTAGTTACATCTACGGGTGTTTTTGCCGCAGAAGGAGGGGAAGGAGAGGCTTTCGATCCGGGTGCGATGATTACGCATCACATAGTAGATGATTACATCTGGCATTTCTTCGATGGACACTATGGTACTTTGTATTTGCCGGTTATTCTTTATACCGACAATGGTTTAGAGATTTTTTCTTCATCGAATTTTTACGACGAAGAGCACAATTTGGTTGAGTACAATGGTTACAAACTGGAGCATGGTCATATTGCAGCTTTAGATGGTAGCCATCCTTTAGATTTCTCAATCACCAAGAATGTAGCGTCTTTATTCTTAAGTGCGTTTTTGTTATTAGCAGTCTTCTTCACTGTGGCAAAAGGGTACAAGAATCCAAAAAGAGCGCCAAAAGGCATTCAGTCATTTTTTGAGCCTATCATCATTTTCATTCGTGACGAAATCGCAATTCCTAACATTGGAGAGAAGCAGCACAGAAGGTTTCTACCTTTCTTGTTGACATTGTTCTTCTTCATCTGGTTCAACAACCTGTTAGGTCTGATGCCTGGGGGTGCTAACCTGACAGGAAACATCTCAGTGACTTTCGTATTGGCATTCATCGTATTGCTGATCACACTATTCAGTACTAAGAAATATTACTGGAAGCACATATTTGCAACTCCGGGTGTGCCCTGGCCAGTATTGATTATTCTTATCCCAATCGAGTTGGTAGGGATATTGACGAAACCATTCTCATTGATGGTCAGACTTTTTGCCAATATCACGGCGGGTCACATTATCATCTTGAGTTTGTTTAGCTTGATTTTCATATTCGAGAGTATGGCAGTAGCACCTGTGAGTGTAGCTTTTGCGATCTTTATGAACTTCTTGGAGCTATTTGTTGCACTTCTTCAAGCCTATGTCTTCACACTACTAAGTGCGATGTACTTTGGGGCTGCAGTAGAAGAAGCGCACCACTAA
- a CDS encoding AtpZ/AtpI family protein, with protein MEDVKWALRSKKSELVTKQQKGNLPSEKPNKKPAYNYLRYSGLAFEMLAFILLGVWGGIKIDEWLELKYPIFTIFLSMGGVTSSLIYLIRKLPKE; from the coding sequence ATGGAGGATGTAAAATGGGCGTTACGATCAAAGAAATCAGAATTGGTGACAAAGCAGCAGAAGGGAAATCTCCCATCAGAAAAGCCGAATAAGAAACCTGCTTACAATTATTTAAGATATTCTGGGCTAGCATTCGAAATGCTAGCCTTTATATTATTAGGTGTTTGGGGAGGTATCAAAATAGACGAATGGCTGGAATTGAAATATCCTATTTTCACCATTTTCTTATCTATGGGAGGAGTGACATCCTCACTTATTTATTTGATCAGAAAATTACCAAAAGAGTAA
- a CDS encoding M23 family metallopeptidase, producing the protein MTTLLEKWFDPRYAQLQATRDVIELSMKVDSLEIEVDKKEQFIANVKKIISGEDDQFDQVEGSENIESGEIKEIVRSDEKINPIDSQFRKEFENRDVELPTASSALSQELQDFYLFKPVDGIISDGFDPQEDHLAIDIVAKQDEPIKAVADGTVVFSSWTQDSGYVIAIQHRGNLISMYKHNSELFKKVGNFVTAGEVISIIGNTGELTSGPHLHFELWYDGNPIDPEEFIRF; encoded by the coding sequence ATGACGACACTTTTAGAAAAGTGGTTTGATCCCAGATATGCACAGCTTCAGGCGACTCGCGATGTGATTGAGTTGTCTATGAAGGTGGATTCATTGGAAATCGAAGTAGACAAAAAAGAGCAGTTCATTGCCAATGTAAAAAAAATAATCAGTGGTGAAGATGATCAATTTGATCAGGTAGAAGGCTCTGAAAATATTGAGTCTGGTGAGATCAAAGAGATTGTGAGATCAGATGAAAAAATAAATCCTATTGATTCCCAGTTTAGAAAAGAATTTGAGAATCGAGATGTTGAATTGCCGACGGCTTCATCTGCACTGTCTCAAGAACTGCAGGATTTTTATCTCTTCAAGCCTGTGGACGGTATCATTTCGGATGGTTTTGATCCACAGGAGGATCATTTAGCCATAGATATTGTGGCCAAGCAGGATGAGCCGATTAAGGCGGTCGCAGACGGTACCGTTGTGTTTTCGTCGTGGACGCAAGATTCAGGATATGTCATTGCGATACAACATCGCGGGAATTTGATTTCGATGTATAAGCACAATTCGGAATTGTTTAAAAAGGTTGGTAATTTTGTAACCGCGGGAGAGGTCATATCCATTATAGGTAATACTGGAGAGCTGACATCAGGGCCTCATTTGCATTTTGAACTGTGGTACGATGGAAACCCCATCGACCCGGAGGAATTCATTAGATTTTAA
- the atpE gene encoding ATP synthase F0 subunit C, with the protein MLASLLMDMSLAIMGAGIGAGLVAIGAGLGIGKIGGSAMESIARQPEAGGKIQTAMIIAAALIEGVALFGVVVCLLISFK; encoded by the coding sequence ATGTTAGCAAGTTTGTTAATGGACATGAGCTTAGCAATTATGGGCGCTGGTATCGGTGCTGGTCTTGTTGCGATAGGCGCGGGATTAGGTATTGGTAAAATCGGTGGTTCTGCTATGGAATCAATCGCTAGACAGCCTGAAGCTGGAGGTAAGATTCAAACTGCAATGATTATTGCAGCGGCTCTTATTGAAGGTGTTGCTCTTTTCGGTGTGGTAGTTTGTCTACT